The Bubalus bubalis isolate 160015118507 breed Murrah chromosome 2, NDDB_SH_1, whole genome shotgun sequence genome includes the window CCACGAGAATGCCTCAGAAATATCTGCTCCAGGTCTCAGACCAGTCTTGCTTGTGAAGGTACATTTGTTCACATGATAATTTTCTGTCTTACTCCACCTTCGACTCCTGTGCACTTAGCACAAGTGTGagctgctcagccgtgtctgactctttgtgacccggtggactgtagcccaccgggctcctctgtccgtggaattctccaggcaagaatcctggagagggtggccgttcccttctccagtgcacctaGTAGGTGTTCCGTAAATGTTGAATGAACCGCTCAGTTTCCCCTTATCTGCCGCCCGGGGGACCTCGGGAGGCGCCACCCTTAGAGAGCTGGTGGGGAGAAAGCCCCCGCCCAGTTCCCGGCTGAAGCGGGGCGATCCGGCCCGAGGGCCGGGGGTCGGGCGAGGCGCAGCCCTGGAGGCGTGTCCTCCCGGGTCGGGCGCTGCCGCCCCGAGAGGCGGGCAGTTGGCCCGGCAGGGCCGCAGCGGCCGCAGAGGTCGGGCGGCCGCGAGCATGGAGAGGGAGCTGGAGGCGCTGGCCGCCCGGCCCGAGAGCCCGGGCGAGCCGCCCTTCCAGGCGCTGGTGGAGGCGGCGGGCGGCCGCGGGCAGGTGCTGCTGGTGGGCGAACTGTGGGAGCGCGAGCAGAGTCGCGCGCTGCTGTGGGACTTCGCCCGAGCGGTGTTCCCGCCCCAACAAGCCGCCGGCAAGCCGGGCGGCGGGGCCGCCGAGGGCGCGGGGCCCGGGGCGCCGAGGGCGCCGAAAAGGCACGCGACCGGGGCGCGCGCCATCCGCTCGCCGCTCGTCTTCGTGCTGTGCCGCGCGTCGTCGCTGGCCGCCCGGGGGCCGCGGCGCCACCTGCGGGAGATGCTGCGGGATGTGCGAGGCCGGCGGCGGGCCGGCGCGGCGCTTGTCGGGGTGCTGGTGGCCGAGGCGGAGCCGGAGGACGCGGTGGCCCCGGAGCTGCGGCTGCTGGAGGCGCTGCTGCGCACTGTGTTCGGCCGCCAGGCGGGAGGCCCAGTGCAGGCGGCCGCCTACCGCCCTGGCCAGCCGGGTTCCAGCCTGGCGGTTCAGGCGGCCGCCTGCAGAGCCCTGCAAGCCGCCGGGCCCTGGCAACCAGGTGAGGGGGGCGCGAGGCCCGCGGGGCATGGGCGGGCGGCAGCTGGACATCGCACTGGGTGGGAGCCCTTTAGGCCAGCGCCCCCCGCCTAGTGGTACCCGGAGGTAAACTGAGGCCGGGAGAGAGGCGGTGCCTAGCCCTAGACCTCCCAACTAGGGCGGAGCGGGCCCTGGGCAAGGGGCCGAGTCTGTGCCGGGAGGACCCTGAGTGTATGCGAAATACAGGGGCTTAGGAAAGCCAAGCAGAAGGCAGGGGAGGTTGGTAGAGAGAGGGCTGGACAGCGCTGGGCAAAGATCTAGAAGtttctgggaggagaaggggggcgaGGAGACGGGAAAGCCTTGCGAAACGCCAGTTTAAAGGTGGGAGGAGCACAGGACTGGGACTAGGGTGTTTCTGGTGCTGGGAGCTTCTAGGACGCGCGCTGCTAGGGATGCGGAATGCGCTACGGATGCGATGGTGAAGCGCCGTGGGGTCaaaggaacaaggcaaggaaTAAATGCGGGGCACTTGGAAGTTGGGGGAAAAGGATGTAAGGGACTGAGGCACAGGCTTTCCCAGTCCTTCTTGACTGCCCACCGCAGTATCTGCCTCTCTTCCTCctaaggagaggggaggggagtgggggtcTTTTCCCAGCCCCGGTGACTGCTGCCATTAGCGAAAGGGTGAGAATCTCCTCCATTCTGGTACACGAGGTCTTACAGAAGCTTTCCAGGGCCCCGAGATTAAAATACGGACGCTAAGTACAGCTGGACCTGGCAAAGCTAGGAAATGGCAGAGCGATCTTTGCACTTCGAGCATCCTTCTCCTACTCCTCTCTCCAGCATCTGCCGCCCCCCAAGCCTTCCAGCCTCTGCCAACCCTTCTTGCTACAGAGTTTCTTAAGATAGAGGCTGTATTCTGCCTCCCTGGGCATTCGTGTGTTAACCCAGCAACTGGGTGATGCCAGACTTAacaggggtggggatgggtcTCCTTTTCCAGCAAGGAGACCTGGTACCCCTGATGTCACAGGCTTCCCTGCCAACTTGGCCAGCCTAGGTGAAGACCATCCCTTTCAGCTGTAGAGCCTGTCCtaacctcccccaccccttcccacatCTATTCTGTTGAGTCTGTGAGAAAGCCAGCTGAATTTGAAACACAGTGTCTAGCATCCAGAAAGACATAAGAATGTCCCGAGGTGGATTGTCATTCAGATTGTTGCTGCCAGCACCTTTGCTGACCTGGCCCCATGGGGAAAATTTTCTGTTCCTTAGTGAGTTTGTGCCTAGAAAATTATCTGAGCCCTTAGTTTCTTAGCTATCTACTATTCCCAGGGAACAACTTTTTAATTCCCCAGAGCCAAGCTTGCTCTggcctctacttttttttttaacattgcaaTTGCATGAAAAGCGTTTTCTTccatcctccttttcctctcaCCATTCAGAAGTGGACttctcctccagaaagccttccctgacccaCTCCCCTTCACAAATCAAACCCCAGGACCCGCTTCTGCTCTCCAAGCTCTTACCATGGTGGTTTTGTCACTTTCCCTTGTGAATCACCACTGTATTCCCATTTCCCGACACCCTGCTCAGCACACAGAATCCTTGCCTCCTTTTAAACAGGAAcacttaaaatcttttaaaagtttgtgAGGGAATCATTCTCTATTGCATTAAAGTCAATTATACTTTCATCAAAACGTATTGAACATGAAACCTTTCATTAATGACTGAAGGTCATGGGTGTAATTATAACTCATTGTCCAGAAATTCCTTTCAGGTTTTTGCGGTAGGCTATGCCATGGATTCATGCTGCTACGGTTTTGCTAGTGATAGCAAAGTTTTCCAGTCTCTTCCCTCACTGTCTGGTGGCTATTCTTAGACTTTTAGGCTACCTGCCTCTTGCTAGTGGTTGTTTACTCAGTGTATGCTTAATACAGCTGTCTTTTGGTTGCAAAACTAAGGACCCAATCTTATTAAATTGGGTACAAATTAAGAGTAAATGAGCCCCACATAAAGAATCATAAATAAGGATTTTCTGTGTTTGGGCTCTCTGGagtccttttttaaaactttgttccAGTTGACCTGATTGCAGATGGTTAGGGATCCCCAGATAACTGAGGTGATACTATAATAAGGAAACTCGAATCAACATGTAATTATTTTGTGTATGATTATCAAAAACGATTAATTCTATTCCTATTAAGAAATAGTTTGCTGGCTTTTTCAAGAATAGttgaatggccatcattaaaaaatacaaataataaatgttgaagaGGGTTTGAAGAAATGGGAACTGCTCACACAcggttggtaggaatgtaaagtggagcagccacagtggaaaacagcatagaggttcctcaaaaaactaaaaatagagtctCCACGCGATCCGgcagtcccactcctggtcaTATATCCAAggaaagccataattcaaaaaggtacacCACCCCtacgttcacagcagcactgtttacaatagccaaatgTGGGAACAACCTGAGTGTCCATTGACGGATGGAGAGACAAAGAAGATgagatatatatacaatgaaatgttactcagcgtaacaaagaatgaaataatgacatttatatatatatatatatatatataatgaaacattactcagccattacaaagaatgaaataatgccattatatatataatgaaatattactcagccataacaaataatgaaataatgtcattatatatatacaatgaaatattagtcagccataacaaagtatgaaataatgtcatttatatatatataatgaaatattactcagccataacaaagaatgaaataatgtcattcacagcaacatggataaacttaGAGATTATCTTACTGAgcgaatgaagtaagtcagaaatatcatatgatatcacttatatgtggaatttaaaatatgacacaaaagagCATGTCTAtgaaacaaacagactcacagacctagagaacagacttgtgtttgccAAGGAGGATGGGTCATGCGGAAGGAAAGGATTGAGAGCTTGGGGTTAAAACTAGTATGTATAGGAGGGACAAACAGCAACGTCCTACCGTATAGCActgggagctatattcaatatcctttgataaacagaaatggaaaagaatatattttttaaatgtataactgagtcactttgtggcacagcagaaattagcacaacattgtaaatcaactatacttcaataaaattttaaaaacttgtttgaACTAAAAAATCGAGGGAGGAGGTTTATGGGtccttgaattttttcttttgtgctaTATAATTGTAATTAACTTCACATCGTTTTGGTTACTGTTTTTTCTCCAATATGGTACCTACATAGGGTTtctgtgaaaatgaaatgaaataatatcaatatatataaaaacaactgGGTTTTTAAAGTTAAGTTCAAAAACCCTACCCCCTTTTGCAAATtagaatctttttatttatttatttattttttagttagtTGAAACTAGGGCAGTTGACAGCTGAAACTTTGGTTGCTGAACTGAAAATTCTCTCAGTTGCATCAAGAATCATCTGACCCACGGCCTCTGAGACTTTGTGTCCTTTCTAGCAGAAGGAGCCTGGGAGAGACCAGGCCTTCCAGCACTGCTGGCGTGCTTTTCCTGGGGTCCCTGGGGCCGGGGGAAGAACCCAGATTCCAGCTCCCGCAGTGGTCCAGCTCAGGGTGAGTGTGTCGCCTTCTTGGACTCCTGGATCCTGagggggggtggggttggggttaCAGTCAGGTGCACACAGGGACCGGAGGGATGGAGTGGACCAACATCCAGGAAGGCGGGGAgtagcagggtggggtggggtgggggctctaGCCCCAGGAGTCTCCGCCTAAGGAAGGCCGTGTGGGCGGGGCCGCAAGGCAGATGTCAGACTTGCCTGGTGGGGCACCTGGAGCCAAAAGCATTGTTCCCTGCCTTGCCCCACCCTtgcacccctgccccctccccccaaggaTCCTGGGAGGTTCCCCAGAGCAAGTGACTTTTGAGCTAAGGGTTGGGGGATTTTCTTAGACGGAAATGGGAACGCTTTGGAGAGGGAGCACTATGAACCAAGGCTTGACAGCATGATGTCAAGCTCAGAAAAGGGACCCCTGCCCAGAGGGCCGGGGTGTGAGACGCATAAGAGGACTGGTGAGGGCCGAGGCTGAAGAAGAGAATCAGAACCAAATCAGGGCCCTGGGCTCAGGTCTCTCAGGAATAGGGAGCCACTGGCGACTTCTGAGCAAAGGCGCGCAGATTAGGGTGTTAAAGAGGTGGCTGGACTGCAGGAGCAGGGAGAGACCAGAGGCAGAGCCCAGCTAAGAGGGAACTGCACCCTGCTGGGGCGCTGGGGTCCCTGCCTCACAGGCTGTCACCTCCAAGAGGCCCTGAAATTGCCTTCTCTCCCAGGCTCTCTCTCATGGTGGCTGCTCCTTCCATTAGCAAGAGAATCTCCAGCCTCATGTAACATAATGTAATCACAGGAGGGACAACCTGTCACCTTTGGCACAAACCAAAATCAATGGCCTGGCTATCTCATCATATTCACAGGTCCCACCCGCACACAAAGGAGGGGATTATGCAGCATAAGTGCCCCAAGGAGTGGGAAACTTGCTGTCTTAGAATTCTGCCCACACAATCGaaagcttaaaaaatacaaaaggagaaacacaaatattaaaaatcattcgTTTAATTCCCTCAGTCAAAGGTAACTATAATTTGGATAGACTACTCTGTCTCCCTAGCTACCTATTTATAGCACCTTgtactatttacattttaataaattcacTTCTATATAATAGATAAATCATCTGCAAAATGcatcacatatttaaaatatttaattacaaaaatgTTGACTTCAATCTCTGCATCATCATTTTGGATGTATCTGGAAactaaagggaaagaaagtgaaggaatCATAAACAACTTTATGTAAATCTTGGATCACTTCCCTCTGTAGCATAGAACAGATTGTTTAGTCTCATGTAGAAGTGAATACATTAAGATGCAAATTGCATGTACAGaccatatgtatacatttataatgTAAATCATAAATAGTagattatacatacatacatatactgtTTTAGAGTCTGCTCTCCTCATCAATAACAGTGTGACTGTGCAGTATTCCACAGCAACAATTACATGTCAGcatctttcatcttcttttttctttgagaTAATCGTAGATTCACACACAGTTGGAAGAGACCACGTAAAGAATTTCTATGTACATCTTGCCCAGTTTCTCCCCGTGGTAACTTCTTGCAAAACTATAGGATAATATCGACAACCTGGATATGGACACTGAGACAATCCACAGGCTTTATTCAGATCTCCCTAATTCTACTTGCGTTTGTGCGTGTGTTTAGTCTTAGGGAATTTGATACATCATTTTTAATGCCTGAATCCCATCATATGACTGAGTAAGCGATAGTTTACTCAGCCAATCCCTTTGTCAGACCTCATATCAATTAGGGTGCTCTCAGCTCCGGGTGAAGAAACCATGATGCAAACCAGTATCAACAGCCAAGGAATTCATTATTTCACCTAAAAGACAGTCTAGAGATGGAATCAGCTTCAGGGCTCATTGAGTCAGGGGCCCAGCGACCCCATCAAGGATCcaggctctttccttctccctgccGGGCTGTCCATGCTGTTTCATCGGTAGGCTGGGAGCAAGATGGCTGGAGCAGTTCCACTGCTGCTGattgctatgctgctgctaagtcgctttagtcgtgtccgactctttgcaaccccatggactgtaacctgccaggctcctctctctatgggattctccaggttagaatactggaatgggttgccgtgccctcctccaggggatcttcctgacccagggattgagctcagcctcctgtctcctgccctgcaggcagattcttgaccgctgagccaccaCCACTGGGAATTCTAATTATTCctaattatttctttaggataaaatcctagaagtggaattgctgggtcaaagggtaTGTACCTTTTTAAGGTTTTTGCTATGCATTTGTTGGGTTTTTAAAGTAGATAGTTACTGGGGCCGACTTCTTCACTTTCATTCCCAGCGTACCCACTCAGAAACTTTGTCCTCTGACTGGGTGAttccttctcttgtgttccaGGTGACCTCCGGGACTCTGAGGAGGAGCTGGTACTGACGGCTGTATATCCCAACGGAGATTGCGAGGATCCCGGAGAGGGGTCACAACCCTGTGACAGAATTGCCTCTGCTCCCACTGAGCCCGCCAGAGACTTGAGATGAAGGCTGGACCCCTGGCTGCCCCAGCCCTAACCTGCAGACTTGGACCTGGCTCTTCTCACTGAGTCCCCCTGCCTCCATGTTGACCTTGGGATGATGGTAACTACAAGGCCCCACCTGCCGGGGGCTGTTGCATTGACATGTTACCAGCCAGGCAGTGAGACTTAGGAAGCTAAGTAGGGCCTAAGAAAATGTATCCTCTGGGAACCTGCCCCCCAACCTTGCGTCTGCTCATTCTCTGGTCACAGTGGGGTTATTATTTCTCTCTGTGCTTCGGTTTCTCTATGCCATTGAAACAGACAGCTATGGGCTTTGAGGTCCTGTGGTGCTGTGGCGTCCTGTCGTTGTTTGCATGAGCATCCATCATTTCAAGAGCAGCTGGACCAGAAATCATCAGATCTGAGAGAGGAGCCCTAGACCTCTCACTCAACCTTTGGGGCTTCTAGTTCTCAAACACGTAGGAGCGCTACCAGCCCAGTGGCTCTCAACCAGGGGCCAAGCTACTCCTCCAGGCAGCATTGGaaattgtgttgtgtgtgtgtgcgcacgcgtgcGTATTAGGAGAATCACTGTGACTGTAGAGCACCCCTGGAATTTAGTGGGCACCTCATAATGCACGGGACAATCTCCAATGGTGCAAAATTGTTCCATTAAAAAATGCCAATTGTGGCAACTT containing:
- the C2H2orf72 gene encoding uncharacterized protein C2orf72 homolog isoform X3 codes for the protein MERELEALAARPESPGEPPFQALVEAAGGRGQVLLVGELWEREQSRALLWDFARAVFPPQQAAGKPGGGAAEGAGPGAPRAPKRHATGARAIRSPLVFVLCRASSLAARGPRRHLREMLRDVRGRRRAGAALVGVLVAEAEPEDAVAPELRLLEALLRTVFGRQAGGPVQAAAYRPGQPGSSLAVQAAACRALQAAGPWQPGDLRDSEEELVLTAVYPNGDCEDPGEGSQPCDRIASAPTEPARDLR
- the C2H2orf72 gene encoding uncharacterized protein C2orf72 homolog isoform X1 — encoded protein: MERELEALAARPESPGEPPFQALVEAAGGRGQVLLVGELWEREQSRALLWDFARAVFPPQQAAGKPGGGAAEGAGPGAPRAPKRHATGARAIRSPLVFVLCRASSLAARGPRRHLREMLRDVRGRRRAGAALVGVLVAEAEPEDAVAPELRLLEALLRTVFGRQAGGPVQAAAYRPGQPGSSLAVQAAACRALQAAGPWQPAEGAWERPGLPALLACFSWGPWGRGKNPDSSSRSGPAQGDLRDSEEELVLTAVYPNGDCEDPGEGSQPCDRIASAPTEPARDLR
- the C2H2orf72 gene encoding uncharacterized protein C2orf72 homolog isoform X2 encodes the protein MERELEALAARPESPGEPPFQALVEAAGGRGQVLLVGELWEREQSRALLWDFARAVFPPQQAAGKPGGGAAEGAGPGAPRAPKRHATGARAIRSPLVFVLCRASSLAARGPRRHLREMLRDVRGRRRAGAALVGVLVAEAEPEDAVAPELRLLEALLRTVFGRQAGGPVQAAAYRPGQPGSSLAVQAAACRALQAAGPWQPEGAWERPGLPALLACFSWGPWGRGKNPDSSSRSGPAQGDLRDSEEELVLTAVYPNGDCEDPGEGSQPCDRIASAPTEPARDLR
- the C2H2orf72 gene encoding uncharacterized protein C2orf72 homolog isoform X5, yielding MERELEALAARPESPGEPPFQALVEAAGGRGQVLLVGELWEREQSRALLWDFARAVFPPQQAAGKPGGGAAEGAGPGAPRAPKRHATGARAIRSPLVFVLCRASSLAARGPRRHLREMLRDVRGRRRAGAALVGVLVAEAEPEDAVAPELRLLEALLRTVFGRQAGGPVQAAAYRPGQPGSSLAVQAAACRALQAAGPWQPEGAWERPGLPALLACFSWGPWGRGKNPDSSSRSGPAQG
- the C2H2orf72 gene encoding uncharacterized protein C2orf72 homolog isoform X4, coding for MERELEALAARPESPGEPPFQALVEAAGGRGQVLLVGELWEREQSRALLWDFARAVFPPQQAAGKPGGGAAEGAGPGAPRAPKRHATGARAIRSPLVFVLCRASSLAARGPRRHLREMLRDVRGRRRAGAALVGVLVAEAEPEDAVAPELRLLEALLRTVFGRQAGGPVQAAAYRPGQPGSSLAVQAAACRALQAAGPWQPAEGAWERPGLPALLACFSWGPWGRGKNPDSSSRSGPAQG